In bacterium BMS3Abin08, the following are encoded in one genomic region:
- a CDS encoding bifunctional xylanase/deacetylase precursor has protein sequence MHNVLILIYHCIDNGNRSSEDFADPFYTVNEKGFREQMELISKLKLRVIKLDDLICSILDRKPLQQDSLVITFDDGYKSDFEIAAPALKEFNLHATFFITTNNVQSETVWNKLTEMVKNGFSLGSHTLSHHYLTKLNPVELREELCGSKTIIEQKTGQSVNHLSLPGGRYNKKVIKAAEECGYTSVLTTDVGLNNHLSDTRKLKRWSVKRDTALPEFKRMVQFDSFELFKKVSTSVALRNIKNVIGDETYTRLKSRIVRSK, from the coding sequence ATGCATAATGTTCTGATTTTGATTTATCACTGCATTGACAACGGGAACCGGTCATCAGAAGACTTTGCCGATCCATTCTATACAGTTAACGAGAAGGGTTTCAGAGAGCAGATGGAACTGATCAGCAAACTAAAACTCAGGGTTATTAAGTTAGATGATCTTATATGCTCAATCCTTGATAGAAAACCCCTGCAACAGGATTCCCTGGTTATCACCTTCGATGACGGTTACAAAAGTGATTTCGAGATTGCTGCTCCTGCACTTAAGGAATTTAATCTTCATGCAACATTTTTCATCACTACAAATAATGTTCAATCTGAAACAGTTTGGAACAAACTAACTGAAATGGTAAAAAACGGCTTCTCCCTTGGCTCCCATACGTTATCTCATCACTATTTGACAAAATTAAATCCTGTGGAACTGAGGGAGGAGTTGTGTGGTTCCAAAACAATTATTGAACAAAAAACCGGTCAAAGCGTTAACCACTTATCCCTGCCGGGGGGCAGATATAACAAAAAAGTAATCAAGGCTGCTGAGGAATGTGGATACACCTCTGTCTTAACTACAGATGTCGGACTGAATAATCATCTGTCGGATACAAGAAAATTAAAGAGATGGTCGGTAAAGAGAGATACAGCACTTCCGGAATTTAAGAGAATGGTCCAATTTGATTCATTCGAACTCTTCAAAAAGGTTTCAACGTCGGTAGCCCTGAGGAATATAAAAAACGTTATAGGCGATGAAACCTATACCAGACTCAAGAGCCGGATAGTCCGGAGCAAATAA